A genomic region of Luteibacter aegosomatissinici contains the following coding sequences:
- a CDS encoding tryptophan--tRNA ligase, with product MRTRVLTGITTTGTPHLGNYAGAIRPAIVASRDPNVDAFYFMADYHALIKADDADRVAASRMKITATWLAGGLDPNTATIYRQSDIPEVPELMWLLTCVTAKGLLNRAHAYKAAVDKNVAEQEDADAGVTAGLYMYPVLMAADILAFNANKVPVGRDQIQHIEMARDIAQRFNHIYGRDYFVLPEVQIEEQVATLPGLDGRKMSKSYDNTIPLFDGGSKALREAIMKIVTDSRAPGEPKDTDDSALFTIFKAFASPAETAAFADALHGGIGWGEAKQVLFERIEADVAPMRERYDSLMARPDDMEDILLAGAAKARAIAVPLLEQLRDAVGLRTFRPAAKAEAVVEKAVAKAKPPRFASFREDDGSFRFRLFGADGEELLLSVPFADPKAAGQVRQALSSVGGATAVLESQGDHVALSIDGQVVANGAPYPDEVARAAAVLRLRSALDALAATEE from the coding sequence ATGCGTACCCGTGTCCTTACCGGTATTACCACCACCGGCACGCCCCACCTCGGCAATTACGCCGGGGCGATCCGTCCCGCCATCGTCGCCAGCAGGGATCCCAATGTGGATGCCTTCTATTTCATGGCCGACTACCACGCGCTGATCAAGGCCGATGACGCCGACCGCGTGGCAGCGTCGCGCATGAAGATCACCGCGACCTGGCTGGCCGGCGGCCTGGACCCGAACACGGCGACCATCTACCGCCAGTCTGATATCCCGGAAGTGCCGGAATTGATGTGGCTGCTGACCTGCGTCACTGCCAAGGGCCTGCTCAACCGCGCCCACGCCTACAAGGCCGCGGTGGACAAGAACGTGGCCGAACAGGAAGACGCCGATGCCGGCGTGACGGCAGGCCTCTACATGTACCCCGTGCTGATGGCCGCCGACATCCTGGCATTCAATGCGAACAAGGTGCCGGTCGGCCGCGACCAGATCCAGCACATCGAGATGGCGCGCGATATCGCGCAGCGCTTCAACCACATCTACGGCCGCGACTACTTCGTGTTGCCGGAGGTGCAGATCGAAGAGCAGGTGGCCACGCTGCCAGGCCTCGACGGCCGCAAGATGTCGAAGAGCTACGACAACACCATCCCGCTGTTCGATGGCGGCTCGAAGGCGCTGCGCGAGGCGATCATGAAGATCGTCACCGATTCGCGCGCGCCGGGCGAGCCGAAGGACACGGACGATTCGGCTCTGTTCACCATCTTCAAGGCGTTTGCCTCGCCCGCCGAAACCGCGGCATTCGCCGATGCGCTCCACGGCGGCATTGGCTGGGGTGAAGCGAAGCAGGTGCTGTTCGAGCGCATCGAGGCCGATGTTGCGCCGATGCGCGAGCGCTATGACTCGCTCATGGCGCGCCCGGACGATATGGAAGACATCCTGCTCGCCGGTGCCGCGAAGGCGCGTGCGATTGCCGTGCCGCTGCTGGAACAGCTACGCGATGCGGTAGGCCTGCGCACGTTCCGCCCTGCGGCGAAGGCCGAAGCCGTGGTTGAAAAGGCCGTCGCGAAAGCGAAGCCGCCGCGCTTTGCCAGCTTCCGCGAGGACGATGGCAGCTTCCGCTTCCGCCTGTTCGGTGCCGATGGCGAGGAATTGCTGCTGTCGGTGCCGTTCGCGGATCCGAAAGCGGCGGGGCAAGTCCGCCAGGCGCTTTCCTCCGTCGGCGGTGCCACGGCCGTTCTCGAGTCGCAGGGCGACCATGTCGCGCTGTCCATCGATGGGCAGGTCGTCGCGAACGGTGCCCCGTATCCTGACGAAGTGGCCCGCGCTGCCGCTGTCCTGCGCTTGCGTTCGGCGCTCGACGCCCTGGCTGCCACCGAGGAATAA
- a CDS encoding DUF1456 family protein codes for MLNNDTLRSIRYMLDLGDVHVVDILALTGFKATREEVEAWLKKDENEPGFAAMPDVAMAHFLDGLIVHRRGRDESQPPRPVETRINNNTVLKKLRVAFELKEDDILAIMGEAGFRVSKGEVNALFRQPKHSNFRLCGDQFLRNFLKGLTLRLRGK; via the coding sequence ATGCTTAACAACGATACCCTCCGCAGCATCCGCTACATGCTCGACCTGGGCGACGTGCACGTCGTCGATATCCTCGCGCTCACCGGCTTCAAGGCCACCCGTGAAGAGGTCGAGGCCTGGCTGAAGAAAGACGAGAACGAACCCGGCTTCGCCGCCATGCCCGACGTGGCCATGGCGCACTTCCTCGATGGCCTGATCGTCCACCGCCGTGGCCGCGATGAAAGCCAGCCGCCGCGACCGGTCGAAACCCGGATCAACAACAACACCGTGCTGAAGAAGCTGCGCGTCGCCTTCGAACTGAAGGAAGACGACATCCTCGCAATCATGGGCGAAGCGGGCTTTCGCGTTTCCAAGGGCGAAGTGAACGCCCTCTTCCGCCAGCCCAAGCACAGCAACTTCCGCCTTTGCGGCGATCAGTTCCTGCGCAATTTCCTCAAGGGCCTGACGTTGCGCTTGCGCGGCAAGTAA
- a CDS encoding dihydrolipoamide acetyltransferase family protein, whose product MADIKTFFLPDLGEGLPDATVVEWHVKEGDTIKLDAPLVSMETAKAVVDVPSPYSGTVKKLHGATGDIIETGAALADFEIDPNARQRAEAESTGHHHGPKKGVGSPATDDPSKVVASDDGGEIDPPKASADREDEGTVVGAMVSGNAVHTEQVSSAGGVKAVPAVRALAKKMKIDLTRVQPTGAGGVITMQDVKNAAANGSAAVGSAPARPAAAQHLAPTLPEPGPAPTRTPVSLAGKAVRTAPPGKEAMGQPEQLKGVRRNMARVMADAHAQVVPTTLVDDADLHAWIGKQDITARLIRAIVVACKTVPALNAWFNGKDLTRTLHPHVDIGIAVDTEDGLFVPALRNADVLDGAGIRAAIKRLRTSVEDRSIPASELSGYTISLSNFGMFAGRYATPVVVPPTVAIIGAGKLSHDVVAVMGGIEVHRRMPLSLTFDHRAATGGEAARFLKAMIDDLGLPN is encoded by the coding sequence ATGGCCGATATCAAGACCTTTTTCCTGCCGGACCTCGGCGAAGGCCTTCCCGACGCGACCGTCGTGGAATGGCACGTCAAGGAAGGCGACACGATCAAACTCGATGCCCCGCTGGTATCGATGGAAACCGCGAAGGCCGTCGTCGACGTGCCTTCGCCCTACTCCGGCACCGTGAAGAAGCTGCACGGCGCCACCGGTGACATCATCGAAACCGGCGCCGCCCTGGCCGATTTCGAGATCGACCCGAACGCGCGCCAGCGCGCCGAAGCCGAATCGACCGGCCACCACCACGGCCCGAAGAAGGGCGTGGGTTCGCCGGCCACTGATGATCCGTCGAAGGTCGTGGCCTCCGATGACGGCGGCGAGATCGATCCGCCCAAGGCCTCGGCCGATCGCGAAGACGAAGGCACCGTCGTCGGCGCCATGGTCAGCGGCAATGCCGTGCACACCGAGCAGGTCTCCAGCGCCGGCGGCGTGAAGGCCGTGCCGGCGGTGCGTGCGCTCGCCAAGAAGATGAAGATCGACCTCACCCGCGTGCAGCCGACCGGCGCCGGTGGTGTCATCACCATGCAGGACGTGAAGAACGCGGCCGCCAACGGCAGCGCCGCCGTGGGTTCCGCTCCGGCGCGCCCCGCCGCCGCACAGCACCTCGCACCGACGCTGCCGGAGCCGGGCCCCGCCCCGACCCGTACGCCGGTGTCGCTGGCTGGCAAGGCCGTCCGCACCGCGCCCCCGGGCAAGGAAGCGATGGGTCAGCCGGAACAGCTGAAGGGCGTTCGCCGCAACATGGCGCGCGTGATGGCCGATGCCCACGCCCAGGTCGTGCCGACCACCTTGGTGGACGATGCCGACCTGCACGCCTGGATCGGCAAGCAGGACATCACCGCCCGCCTGATCCGCGCGATCGTGGTGGCCTGCAAGACCGTGCCGGCGCTCAACGCCTGGTTCAACGGCAAGGACCTGACCCGCACGCTGCATCCGCACGTGGATATCGGCATCGCCGTGGATACCGAAGACGGCCTGTTCGTCCCGGCCCTGCGAAATGCCGATGTGCTGGACGGCGCGGGCATCCGTGCCGCGATCAAGCGCCTGCGTACCTCGGTGGAAGACCGCAGCATCCCGGCCTCGGAGCTCTCCGGCTACACCATCAGCCTGAGCAACTTCGGCATGTTTGCTGGCCGCTATGCCACCCCGGTCGTGGTGCCGCCGACCGTCGCCATCATCGGCGCCGGCAAGCTCAGCCACGATGTGGTGGCCGTGATGGGCGGTATCGAAGTGCACCGCCGCATGCCGCTGTCGCTCACGTTCGATCACCGTGCCGCCACCGGCGGTGAGGCCGCGCGCTTCCTGAAGGCGATGATCGACGACCTGGGCCTGCCGAATTAA
- a CDS encoding alpha-ketoacid dehydrogenase subunit beta, with product MAQITLIEAVTQALAYEMRNDDSVVVLGEDVGVNGGVFRATQGLQEQFGEERVIDTPLDEGTIAGLTIGLAVQGMKPVAEAQFEGFIYPMMEHIACHAARMRNRTRGRMTVPAVWRAPWGGGIRAPEHHSEANEHLFTNIPGLRVVMPSSPARAYGLLLAAIRDPDPVIFFEPKRIYRQYKEEVPDDGEALPLDVCFVLRDGTDVTLVTWGAQVKECLEAADELATKGISAEVIDVATLTPLDFDTIAESVTKTGRCVIVHEAPKTAGFGAEIAARLSEECLYSLLAPVERVTGFDTHIPLFRLEMKYLPSVERIVEAAERTLAAS from the coding sequence ATGGCACAAATCACTCTTATTGAAGCGGTGACCCAGGCGCTCGCCTACGAGATGCGCAACGACGACAGCGTCGTGGTGCTCGGCGAAGACGTCGGCGTCAACGGCGGCGTGTTCCGCGCCACCCAGGGCCTGCAGGAACAGTTCGGCGAAGAGCGCGTCATCGACACGCCGCTGGATGAAGGCACCATCGCCGGCCTGACCATCGGTCTCGCCGTGCAGGGCATGAAACCTGTCGCGGAAGCGCAGTTCGAAGGCTTCATCTACCCGATGATGGAGCACATCGCCTGCCACGCCGCCCGCATGCGTAACCGCACGCGTGGCCGCATGACCGTTCCCGCAGTATGGCGCGCCCCGTGGGGCGGCGGTATCCGTGCGCCGGAGCATCACTCCGAGGCAAACGAGCACCTGTTCACCAACATCCCGGGCCTGCGCGTGGTCATGCCGTCGTCGCCGGCGCGTGCCTACGGCCTGCTGCTCGCCGCCATCCGCGATCCGGATCCGGTGATCTTCTTCGAGCCCAAGCGCATCTACCGCCAGTACAAGGAAGAAGTGCCCGATGACGGCGAGGCACTGCCGCTCGATGTGTGCTTCGTGCTGCGCGATGGCACTGACGTGACCCTGGTGACCTGGGGTGCGCAGGTGAAGGAATGCCTCGAAGCCGCGGACGAACTCGCCACGAAGGGCATCAGCGCCGAAGTGATCGACGTCGCCACGCTGACCCCGCTCGACTTCGACACGATCGCCGAATCGGTCACCAAGACCGGCCGTTGCGTCATCGTGCACGAAGCGCCGAAGACCGCCGGTTTCGGTGCGGAAATTGCCGCCCGCCTGTCCGAAGAGTGCCTGTACAGCCTGCTCGCCCCGGTGGAGCGCGTGACCGGCTTCGATACCCACATCCCGCTGTTCCGCCTGGAAATGAAGTACCTCCCCAGCGTCGAACGCATTGTCGAGGCCGCCGAGCGCACGCTCGCGGCATCCTGA
- the pdhA gene encoding pyruvate dehydrogenase (acetyl-transferring) E1 component subunit alpha, whose product MSIAAKFEIEYLQYLDQDGKETGKEMPAFAKDLDHMVELYKLMVSTRVFDAKSIALQRTGKLGTYASCLGHEAAHVGIGSAMRREDSLAVSYREYGAQLYRGVKPREVYTYWGGDERGNDFKDAPAHDFAWCVPIGTQCLHAAGSALAFKIRKEPRVAVCTIGDGGSSKGDFYGAINVAGAQQLPLVAVIVNNQWAISVPRRIQSGSGTLAQKGIAAGLFCIQVDGNDIIAVRKAMEDALERARSGQGGTVIEAVTYRLGDHTTADDARRYRGEQEVKDAWERDPVPRLRKWLEAKGKWDDAKEEAWKAECDDWMDNEVNAYLETKNQPATAMFDYLYAEVPADLEAQRELVASLDRKS is encoded by the coding sequence GTGTCCATCGCCGCCAAGTTTGAAATTGAATACCTGCAGTACCTTGACCAGGATGGCAAGGAAACCGGCAAGGAAATGCCCGCCTTCGCCAAGGATCTCGACCACATGGTCGAGCTCTACAAGCTGATGGTTTCCACCCGCGTGTTCGACGCCAAGTCGATCGCCCTGCAGCGCACCGGCAAGCTGGGCACCTACGCCTCCTGCCTGGGCCACGAGGCCGCGCACGTGGGTATCGGCAGCGCCATGCGCCGCGAGGATTCGCTGGCCGTGTCGTACCGCGAGTACGGCGCCCAGCTGTACCGTGGCGTGAAGCCGCGCGAGGTCTACACCTACTGGGGTGGCGACGAGCGCGGTAACGACTTCAAGGACGCCCCGGCGCACGATTTCGCCTGGTGCGTGCCCATCGGTACGCAGTGCCTGCACGCCGCCGGTTCCGCCCTTGCGTTCAAGATCCGCAAGGAGCCGCGCGTGGCCGTGTGCACGATCGGTGACGGCGGTTCGTCGAAGGGTGACTTCTACGGCGCCATCAACGTGGCCGGCGCGCAGCAGCTGCCGCTGGTCGCCGTGATCGTGAACAACCAGTGGGCCATCTCGGTCCCCCGCCGCATCCAGAGCGGTTCCGGCACGCTGGCCCAGAAGGGCATCGCGGCCGGCCTGTTCTGCATCCAGGTGGATGGCAACGACATCATCGCCGTGCGCAAGGCCATGGAAGACGCGCTCGAGCGCGCCCGTTCCGGCCAGGGCGGCACGGTGATCGAGGCGGTGACCTACCGCCTGGGCGACCACACCACCGCCGACGATGCGCGCCGCTACCGTGGCGAGCAGGAAGTGAAGGATGCCTGGGAGCGTGACCCGGTGCCGCGCCTGCGCAAGTGGCTCGAAGCCAAGGGCAAGTGGGACGACGCCAAGGAAGAGGCCTGGAAGGCCGAGTGCGACGACTGGATGGACAACGAAGTGAACGCGTACCTGGAAACGAAGAACCAGCCGGCGACGGCCATGTTCGATTACCTGTACGCCGAAGTCCCGGCCGACCTCGAAGCGCAGCGCGAGCTCGTCGCTTCCCTCGATCGCAAGTCGTAA
- a CDS encoding tryptophan 2,3-dioxygenase: MAHPQRDLEPGIRTDLDGRLTYGEYLRLDQVLSAQHPLSEPQHHDEMLFIIQHQTSELWLKLMIHELDSALARLRADDLGGTQKVLARVKQIQRQLYEQWGVLETLTPAEYLQFRDVLGPSSGFQSLQYRIVEFLLGNKHADMLRVFEHDPADHARLRAVFEAPGLYDEYLRFLARKGHPVPVEVLNRDFTQPWHTQPALLPIFKRVYEDTATYWSEYHLSELLVDIEENFQLWRFRHMKTVERIIGFRPGTGGSSGVAFLRKALEQSFFPELIEVRTILGT; encoded by the coding sequence ATGGCCCACCCCCAGCGCGACCTCGAACCCGGCATCCGCACCGACCTGGACGGGCGGCTGACCTACGGCGAGTACCTCCGGCTGGACCAGGTGCTTTCCGCCCAGCACCCGCTGAGCGAACCCCAGCACCATGACGAGATGCTGTTCATCATCCAGCACCAGACATCCGAGTTGTGGCTGAAGCTGATGATCCACGAGCTGGATTCGGCCCTGGCGCGCCTGCGCGCCGATGACCTGGGCGGTACCCAGAAAGTGCTTGCCCGGGTCAAGCAGATCCAGCGCCAGCTTTACGAACAGTGGGGCGTGCTGGAAACGCTCACCCCAGCCGAATACCTGCAATTCCGCGACGTGTTGGGGCCGTCTTCCGGGTTCCAGTCGCTGCAATACCGCATCGTGGAATTCCTCCTGGGGAACAAGCACGCCGACATGCTCCGCGTGTTCGAACACGATCCGGCGGACCACGCGCGCCTTCGGGCGGTATTTGAAGCGCCGGGCCTTTACGACGAATACCTGCGTTTCCTTGCTCGCAAGGGGCATCCGGTTCCGGTCGAAGTCCTGAACCGTGATTTCACCCAGCCCTGGCACACCCAGCCGGCGCTGCTACCCATCTTCAAGCGGGTTTACGAAGACACGGCGACGTATTGGTCTGAGTATCATCTGAGCGAGCTGCTGGTCGATATCGAGGAAAACTTCCAGCTCTGGCGGTTCCGCCATATGAAAACCGTGGAGCGGATCATCGGCTTCCGGCCCGGCACGGGCGGTTCTTCGGGCGTGGCGTTCCTGCGCAAGGCGCTGGAGCAGAGCTTTTTCCCCGAGCTGATCGAAGTCCGCACCATCCTCGGTACCTGA
- a CDS encoding peptide MFS transporter → MTPTAPSQAQPVPDYPQIMGHPRPLWMLFMTEFWERFAFYGMRWALALYIVAEFFHGDASGQGYASRTYGAYLALVYASAIFGGYVADRILGYQRSILVGAAVMGLGLFMVMVPQQDIFLAGLATVIVGNGLFKPNISSLVGQIYPVGDDRRDRGFTLFYMGINLGGFLAPLVTGWIAAVMTDTPLQENYRAVFASTGIGMVICFIWFLVGRKQLKGVGVPPPERHEGKSLLAVIIGIVIAVPLVYLLMAKAGAIFIAWLLGALFVGVAAMLVIEAVRHDTIQIHRVIAMLVLFAFNVLFWMFFEQAGSSFNFLAQNLVDRLMFGWEFPVGWFQSVNSAAILVFAPPVAIVWAWLAKRRAEPSIPRKFGLGLIFNALGFLVLMYALKSLVDGRGLIPFWPLAACYVAQTIGELCLSPIGLSMVTKLAPIRVVGLAMGGWFLSTAIGNNLSGLLAGHISGESGMTVASALSGFTFSFELLIGAGIVLFLIAPLINKLMHGIK, encoded by the coding sequence ATGACTCCAACCGCCCCCAGCCAGGCACAGCCCGTGCCCGATTACCCGCAGATCATGGGCCACCCGCGTCCGTTGTGGATGTTGTTCATGACGGAGTTCTGGGAGCGCTTCGCGTTCTACGGCATGCGCTGGGCGCTGGCCCTGTACATCGTGGCCGAATTCTTCCATGGCGATGCCTCGGGGCAGGGGTACGCGAGCCGCACCTATGGCGCGTATCTGGCGCTGGTCTATGCCTCGGCGATCTTCGGCGGTTACGTGGCCGATCGGATCCTCGGCTACCAGCGCTCCATCCTCGTGGGTGCCGCCGTGATGGGCCTGGGCCTGTTCATGGTGATGGTGCCGCAGCAGGATATTTTCCTGGCGGGCCTGGCCACGGTCATCGTCGGCAACGGCCTGTTCAAGCCCAACATCTCCTCGCTGGTGGGGCAGATCTACCCGGTGGGTGATGATCGCCGTGATCGCGGCTTCACCCTGTTCTACATGGGCATCAACCTGGGTGGCTTCCTGGCTCCGCTGGTCACCGGCTGGATCGCGGCGGTCATGACCGATACGCCGCTGCAGGAGAATTACCGCGCCGTGTTTGCTTCTACCGGCATCGGCATGGTCATCTGCTTCATCTGGTTCCTGGTCGGCCGCAAGCAGCTGAAGGGCGTAGGCGTGCCGCCGCCGGAACGGCATGAGGGCAAGAGCCTCTTGGCCGTCATCATCGGCATCGTCATCGCGGTGCCGCTGGTCTACCTGCTCATGGCCAAGGCCGGCGCCATCTTCATTGCCTGGCTGCTTGGCGCGTTGTTCGTGGGTGTCGCGGCCATGCTCGTGATCGAGGCCGTGCGCCACGACACGATCCAGATCCACCGCGTCATCGCGATGCTGGTGCTTTTCGCGTTCAACGTGCTGTTCTGGATGTTCTTCGAGCAGGCCGGCAGTTCCTTCAACTTCCTGGCGCAAAACCTGGTCGATCGCCTTATGTTCGGCTGGGAGTTCCCCGTCGGCTGGTTCCAGTCGGTGAACTCCGCCGCCATCCTGGTGTTCGCGCCCCCGGTGGCTATCGTTTGGGCCTGGCTGGCAAAGCGCCGCGCGGAGCCGTCGATCCCCCGCAAGTTCGGCTTGGGCCTGATCTTCAACGCCCTGGGCTTCCTGGTGCTGATGTACGCCCTGAAGAGCCTGGTGGATGGCCGCGGCCTGATCCCGTTCTGGCCGCTGGCCGCGTGCTACGTGGCCCAGACCATCGGCGAGCTGTGCCTTTCGCCGATCGGCCTTTCCATGGTGACCAAGCTCGCCCCGATCCGCGTGGTGGGCCTGGCCATGGGCGGCTGGTTCCTCTCCACCGCCATTGGCAACAACCTTTCCGGCCTGCTCGCCGGCCACATCAGCGGCGAAAGCGGCATGACCGTGGCCTCGGCGCTCTCCGGCTTCACCTTCAGCTTCGAACTGCTGATCGGCGCCGGCATCGTACTGTTCCTGATCGCGCCGCTGATCAACAAGCTGATGCACGGGATCAAGTGA
- a CDS encoding helix-turn-helix domain-containing protein, translated as MGSPKSRPILAQLGEDIRRARLRRGMSAAELAVRSGTSASTLTRLEKGDAGVGVGTLADVLVALGLQARLADLVDIRTDDVGLALADERLPKRGRSYDARIRAQKRKAAEKQGDDAIDPDGAAF; from the coding sequence ATGGGATCACCAAAATCTCGCCCGATCCTGGCCCAGCTTGGCGAGGACATTAGGCGTGCTCGACTCCGTAGGGGCATGAGTGCCGCGGAGTTGGCCGTTCGTTCCGGGACATCAGCCAGCACTTTGACACGGCTCGAGAAAGGCGACGCGGGCGTCGGTGTAGGGACGCTCGCCGATGTGCTCGTCGCGCTTGGTTTGCAAGCGCGTCTGGCGGATCTTGTGGATATCCGGACCGACGATGTTGGCTTGGCGCTTGCAGATGAACGTTTGCCCAAGCGCGGGCGCTCCTATGACGCACGTATTCGGGCTCAAAAGCGCAAAGCCGCCGAAAAGCAGGGCGATGACGCGATTGATCCGGATGGCGCCGCATTCTGA
- a CDS encoding type II toxin-antitoxin system HipA family toxin, which translates to MSESAARVALGEGLVDVGRLRFTRHGSRQFSAFSYDTTWLGASRAFAIQPSMPLTEAPFFNSAKAGDSREALAGAFTDAAPDSWGRRLLERAYGSGLSEFDYLTLSDDRCRQGALRFLDERGDVLRGNAGTEVPRLLQLEEITAIARHYEQGDDLAYEDLMALAGAGASGGARPKANVTNDRALWLAKFTSLHDQRPIERVEVATLKLAQRCGIRTPEVRLELADTPFPVALIKRFDRRGDARIPYISARTALDKAGGALGAYTEIIDFMRAFAPSPGEDFRELFRRVVFTILVSNKDDHLQNHGFLYVGSGRWRLSPMFDVNPAPDREPQLETAIVEGGGHERSIRLALDACRFFELHADDARDIIRSTARIIDAHWQDALRGVGVTGAVQAAYRAAFVNDQSMLALKL; encoded by the coding sequence ATGTCCGAATCGGCTGCCAGGGTGGCTTTGGGTGAAGGCCTGGTCGATGTCGGCAGGCTTCGTTTCACGCGACATGGATCGCGGCAGTTCTCAGCGTTTTCGTATGACACCACGTGGCTGGGCGCTTCGCGTGCGTTTGCCATCCAACCGTCGATGCCATTAACCGAAGCGCCCTTCTTCAACAGTGCCAAAGCGGGGGATTCTCGCGAGGCGCTTGCTGGCGCCTTCACCGACGCAGCGCCGGATAGTTGGGGGCGGCGCCTCCTTGAACGCGCCTACGGGAGTGGGCTGTCCGAATTTGATTACCTCACTCTGTCAGATGATCGATGCCGCCAGGGCGCCCTGCGATTCCTCGACGAGCGCGGCGACGTCTTGCGCGGCAATGCGGGCACCGAGGTACCGCGTCTTCTCCAGCTCGAGGAGATCACCGCCATTGCCCGCCACTATGAGCAGGGCGATGATCTGGCGTACGAAGACCTTATGGCGCTGGCCGGGGCAGGTGCATCGGGCGGGGCGCGGCCCAAGGCGAACGTAACGAACGATCGCGCATTATGGCTTGCGAAGTTCACGTCACTTCACGATCAGCGCCCTATCGAACGTGTAGAAGTGGCAACGCTAAAGCTCGCGCAACGTTGCGGCATCCGCACGCCGGAGGTTCGACTGGAACTGGCAGATACGCCATTTCCGGTCGCGCTGATCAAACGCTTCGACCGGCGCGGCGACGCGCGCATTCCCTACATTTCGGCGCGGACAGCGCTGGATAAGGCGGGAGGCGCGTTGGGTGCTTACACCGAAATCATCGACTTCATGCGGGCATTCGCGCCCTCGCCGGGCGAAGACTTCCGCGAGTTGTTCCGTCGAGTCGTTTTCACGATCCTGGTGTCGAACAAGGATGACCATCTGCAGAACCATGGCTTCCTCTACGTTGGCTCCGGTCGCTGGCGGCTCTCGCCGATGTTTGATGTAAACCCTGCGCCCGATCGAGAGCCGCAATTGGAGACGGCGATCGTTGAAGGCGGGGGACATGAGCGTTCCATTCGACTGGCGCTCGATGCGTGCCGTTTTTTTGAACTGCACGCCGATGATGCGCGCGACATCATCCGAAGCACTGCGCGAATCATCGACGCGCACTGGCAAGACGCGCTACGTGGCGTCGGTGTGACCGGCGCGGTGCAGGCTGCCTACCGGGCGGCATTTGTTAACGATCAATCGATGCTTGCGCTCAAGTTATAG
- a CDS encoding MarR family winged helix-turn-helix transcriptional regulator, giving the protein MTLDIVPAHAPLELEHFLPYRLSILSNTVSQSIADEYQGRFQLSMTEWRVMTILARFPASSATQVVERTRMDKVAVSRAVARLVEAGRVDRGTADGDKRRSVLQLSEAGWAIHDEVAPLARAHERELLEKLSEDEKAWLEKILDKLLG; this is encoded by the coding sequence ATGACCCTCGATATCGTCCCCGCCCACGCCCCGCTGGAGCTGGAGCACTTCCTGCCCTATCGGCTTTCGATCCTGTCGAACACGGTCAGCCAGTCGATCGCGGACGAGTACCAGGGGCGATTCCAACTCAGCATGACGGAATGGCGCGTGATGACGATCCTGGCCCGGTTCCCGGCCAGTTCGGCCACCCAGGTGGTGGAGCGCACCCGCATGGACAAGGTGGCGGTGAGCCGCGCCGTGGCGCGGCTGGTCGAAGCGGGCCGGGTGGACAGGGGCACCGCCGATGGCGACAAGCGCCGCTCGGTGCTCCAGCTCTCCGAAGCCGGCTGGGCCATTCACGATGAGGTGGCCCCGCTGGCGCGCGCCCATGAGCGCGAGTTGCTGGAAAAGCTCAGCGAGGACGAGAAGGCCTGGCTGGAAAAGATCCTGGACAAATTGCTGGGCTAG